From Rhododendron vialii isolate Sample 1 chromosome 7a, ASM3025357v1:
TCATGGCAGATTTTTTCTGGAAAGATTCTACAAGCACAAAGTCAAGAAAAAtcattgctttttttttttttcatttcaagaAAGAATCATTGATTGGGATCATTTATTTTGGCTACTTTCTTTAGGACATTCTCCTTAAAGAATGGAAAGCAGACAGTGAGATTGATTCTATAAACATTAGTCAATACGCACGTAAACTAATTCATATGTAAAATTCTAAGAAtgagcaaagttacaagttctAAATCTTAATCAATGGGCAAACCCCTCAAAGGTTAACATGCGATATTACTATCCCAACGTCGATTAGTTAATTTTTAAGGTATTGTCGTACTGACTGTTAGTGGTTTCACTTGCACAATAAAAATATGACTAACTTATCTTaaaggcctcgtttgattcgcGGATTGAAAATGATGGGATTAATAGTACTGGAATTAATAGTCCCTGGATTATTTGTCCTGGATTAATTTCATCCCTAATTTCACCCAATCCCATGTTTGATTCGTGTGGGATTAAATATGGGATAAGGAATaggattttttctttaaaaaatttcaaaaacattttttgaaaaaataaatttttgaaaaagaaacattttaaaacaaatttttttctgaaacatttttattacaaaacaattggggaaaagttttttcttttttgagctaatttttgaaaaaaaaaattcttaaaaaagttgaaaatcaattttctgaaagaagtgtttttttaattaaaaaagttGAATTAATTATAGGAGATCGGGAATTCGACCCaaatgaagtgtttttttaattacATTGCGTCTTTCCATTGATTaagttttttaaatttatataaatataagaAAAGTTATCCCCATCGATGTTAATTTTCTTCATTATAGTATATAGTATATCATTGCTTAGATAGATATTTTTGGAAACTACGATTGTTATTCTTAAATTTCTAATCTCGGCCACGACGTGGATAGATTAGTAGGCTTACGCTAGTAAATGTCGATTAAGGGCAGCACGCGCCATGACCCACGCGGCTAATGAATGAAATTTTCCCCCAGCGGGGAAGGATCCTATGCCACCGTCTGAACGAATTATTGGCGCGTTCGGCGACCATCGGGATCAAGCATGTGTAGTCTGACCGGATCTGTTTCCACATGTTTGACCGGATCTGATTTCGATGCCATTTGCACGGTACGAGCGTCGCACGGAAGCATTTCACCTTAGATATTTTTTTTCGCAGAATTTAAAGAACGGCAGACAATGGGGACCACTGTATTCGAGTACTactatgacttttttttttccgtactTTAAGAGAATGTTAAGTGGGGAAGAAAGGAGGGTGGGACTTGAATCCCACACCTCATGCATGAAttgtggtttgaattttgataataAGGGTTTGTTGTATTAACTAAACTAcgtacatattttttaattaaatgtgatgtattaaaATAATGACACGTTTCATAAAGCGGAGGAGAACaagtatttgaaaaataagaattttaacaaaatgagatccaAGTGGGAAATTGATACAGAAATGAGTGTAATAAATTGTAGGTGAACTTTATTGAAGATCGTTCACAAAAAGAGATTGATTTTAGAGATCCAAAGCAAACACAGTTTTAtaggagtatttatttatttttcctttgtttccCTAGAAGAAGAATAGGAAATTAATTTCACACCCCCTTTTATTCAAATGCATTTCCTTTTTTAGATtacttgattatttttttcctataCAAAATAAATGCACGAAGGATAACTTCGTGATTTTGCATgaacaaaggaaaattttttgaataaaaaggaggtgcaaaaaataaggaaaataattttgacaccCTCCTTTTATGcatgcactcttttttttgtcttttaatggacaaaaattacatATGAAAGTTtgactaaaaaataagaaacgaaGTGTACATATCAAAAttgagagtgtgaaaatcaatgcccaaatttcatttgtttttttgcaaaatggACAATTctttaaaaattatgcacatAATGGCTAGGAGAGATCTTATCGGGGTggcacaaattaaaaatatatttatatgaaaaaaaaaacctacaaaaGGGCCGCACTTACGGTAgcgacttcgggttggtgcctCACTGCATAGCACCGTGCTGCGTACTTTCGAGTCGTTGGATTGTGCATCCGACTGTTTGAATCTCATTTTAGTTACTTATGATCGAGAGCTGTTTAttatcgagatgagatccgaaccgTCGAATATACGATCCGATAGCTCAAATGAGCGTAACATGGTATTGCGCACACCACCATCTCTTTAGGGTGGTGGATGGTTTGGTAAAAAGCGAATGAATGAATATTCTTACAAAGGTGGAGTATAAAAATTTGGTGCGTTTCATCTACCgcttgagaaagagagagatgggtcaGCAAATTCGATTTAATTACAGTTAAGACCTTGCGCACAAACTCTTGCTTTTAAAATATggcacctttttcaaaatcacgtACATATACGTACCATCCCTCATAATGTatataattaataaataaagtacttcaCCGGACCCAACTCAACAAATCTCTGTTCTACGAGTACTAAAATAAAACTATCGTTATTACTTATTATAATCGACGTGCTATGAATGTACGAGCATCCTTAGGTTGGTtacttcccctttttttttaataaaaagtttCCAACTGCAAGTGGTTGGAATTATGTTTAGGTCGGATGACGTTTTGAGAATAATTAATTAAGTCTTAGCCATATGTGAAAGTTAGCATGTTTGTTATTCTATCTGTAGATTACAGTAGGCGGCCTAACCTTCGATCCCCATAACCAAGTTCTTTTTTTCGGTGCAACggaaatgaaaagaagaaatagagagATTGAAACTTTTATGGGATATAGACTAAATTAAAACTTAAGTCCTAAGCctcaatagaaaaatagatCTTAAGCCctaaacaaagattaaaaaaaagaatggagaTATAAATAAGATGGGTGTGAAAAATCAATATCATCCAAAGCAAGGAAATGGCTTCTTCAGAAGAATTTGTCAATCTCAACCGCGCCGCCTCTCTATATTTTATATTTGTCCAGTTTATTTAAAAGATTTTTCACGTATAAGAGTTCCGACGTGGTGAAATTTCACCTGCAAACTGCACTCTTAATAGCGATTGAGACGCGACTCCACCGTCCAATCTAAATCCAAATGGCTAAGCGGGGTCTCCAAAATAAATTGTGGTATTGTGGTGGAATAGCACAAGTCTGTTCAATTACTACTGTAATAtaatcaatgaaaaaaaaaagaaaaagaaatagcgTAACCGCACTAGTGGGGTATCTTTTTTTTCTGAGGGTATGAAAGGTAGTGGTCCTGGTGGACGTGAAGTTAGATTAGACGGCCTCTAAATGCAATTACAGCCACTAATACTAGTTGTGAAAGCTACGGTTATTATTGGCCGGCTGGATCTTTCAATTTCAATTGATTTCCACAATGGTGGTGGGGACATGACATGAGACCCATTCTGCTTCAAATAAAATCTCCATTTTCCGGACCCTTTGTGGAAAGCTTGACAGttgtttttgtcctttcttttttgaaaagaagagaTCAAAAAGACAACCTCAAAGCAATTTCCGGATATACTGCTTCCTTCGGCCCAAAAGGTTTTCccttagaaaacaaaaattttaactcAATACCCAAACACATACCCATTTACACACACTAACTCATAATGGAGGTGGGGCTCTGGGGACAGCTTTATGAGAGTTTGTACCTTCACCACCGAACCTCCCTCCCTCCAGTGCCAtgatttggagaaatttttcggtggcGTGTGGCTATATTCCACGTGATAATCGCTTAACATATCGGGACCGTCCAGTATATTTTTGGACTGTTcggattgaaattttttctctcctctcatcccaacactttctttctcatttttctttcttcaaattcAAATCGTTCAAAAACGCAATGGACGATTCGGATGCGCCGAGCAGGCACCACACGGTACCCACCTggcactgaatttttttcccgTGATATGAGTCATTCCTTCTCTCCCAATTCGAAGTATCTCCCTTCAAAGTATTCGAACTTACATGTATATCAATCTAAATGAGCAATATCACATTCTACTTACGGAGTAGCTTGGTGTCAGTCAGTCAGTAGAATCTAAAAGATTTATGAGAGGAAACAAATTTATAAGTCTTCTTGACTGCTAAGCCAACTACTAACATTCTTATCTTAAAAATTTCGTATACAACTTTAGTAAGAGATAAACACTagtcacttcttcttcttttttaagtaagatatatgtatattttttttatcaacgaaatttttttgtcagTAACTTCTAATAGATACAATGATTAAACGAAACAAGAGCAAAACAACATCACGACGGGAGAAAGCATCTCAACGAGATTGACAGTACTCAATTTTTTAGTAGAACTATAGGGGTAACACGTAAATCATTATATGTGGTATTTCTTTGATGAGTTTGAGTTAATTTCTTACATCACCTCTCCACAATaaacctaccaaattcaaatgaATTAGACAATCGAAATGGATCTATTATAGAGGAAGGCTTCTGATTAATTTTATAATCCAACTCAATCTTATCAATGTTGGACTGTTGTGGGTCTTTCCCATATTCAAACGAAGAAGTAATGTTCATATTGTCAGTGAAGAAAACCCTCTTGCACAAGAAAatcattttacttttgattGGTGGCGAAATTGCCCATGATGGTTAGCACCGACCAaagtgtagggaaaccgtaccgacggccaccggacggccgtctccggccaccggacggccgatccgagccgtccaaaaattttaaaaaaaaaaaccgaggggcccaacgcgggaatcaacggcatccgaggtgtgtaaggtgcttgatccgagcacccttttttcgtgtatatatgtatattcgcgaatatacatatatacacgaaaaaagggtgctcggatcaagcaccttacacacctcggatgccgttgattcccgcgttgggcccctcggtttttttttttaaaatttttggacggctcggatcggccgtccggtggccggagacggccgcgcgcggcggtcggtacggtttccctacactttggtcggtacacataggatttctgTAAAATAAAGGCCTGCCTTCTCAATTGCAACTGGGCCGGGCCTGCGCTTGCTTTATGCAGTGCAGGCTGCAGAAAGATAACTAAAAACGAAACATGCAGCTAGGACTGACTGGTTCGGTGGTGAAAACTCAGGATATTGTTGGAGAAGGCACACATTCGAGTCTCCATCCCCTTTTATTATTAGGAATAAACATACTCCTAGCACTATTCAAAGGTGGCTAACTTCGATCACGACTTAGCTTCGGTCCGAATTGCATTACCGCCTATGTACATGTAGACATTAACAACTTAGGGGAGTATAGACAACCCCAAGGGTTGGTGGATTTGTTCTCACACAATTAAttggagtttgatttttgggttcaGTTCTTAAGAATGTAATTTCTTAGTCCTGGCGCGGATGACACGGCTTCAATTGGAGTGACACACACACACCGGAACAATATGCAAGGAACTCCACAACCAGGGAATAACACACGTAAACTACGCAAGAGAAATTGATTCATGTTAAAAAATCTGGTAACTCATTGTTTCGTCTAGTAACTAAATATGATTCATTTATTAAGTCTACTTGattgaaaatttatcaaaaccaTCTGAATTGGATTGACTTACTTTTGCAAATAGGAAATGGAGGTTGTCCTCCAATGTGGGTCACAATTCTGTGCTCTTAATAATAAGGTGCATGCATGGCTTAACACAAGATCATTTGGAGTGGTAACACTGTGCCCAGATGGTCCTTTATCTTATGGTTTGCTGTCCTTCATCATTTGGAGTGGTAAAACTTTGTACCGGAGCAGATAGCCACAACCAAAGCTGAGCAGAACCAACAAATAATTAGACCCAGGTGAAGCTATATGCACCAGCAGGACCTGCATTCCATAGCTCTTGAACCAAAGTAGCATCATCACTATGCTCGCGCTCTCGTGAATTTTTATAGGTTAGAATGTTTTTGAAAGACTCTTTGCTTAccaaaagaagaaggagaagtaGCATCATCACTAGGAACGAGTAACTCTTCAAGGCAGCATCAACAGAAGAGAAGCCCTTGTACGCAATTTCTTGTTCCTTCAAAACGATCTTTCCAGTAAGCAGGTGCAGCCCAGGACACAGTACGTAACATAACAGAAGCAGAAAACCAGCGCCAATCTATAAAGACATTGAGAAAGGCAGTAGCAGCAAAGTAATCCTTTTCTTTCATGTATTAAAACTCCTTTGGCCTAACTTCTTAGTGAATTTTTTGCTCAAGTCTTTTTGATTGTTTATCTTAATTCTTACtagatttgagtcaaatttttgcATGGGAACTAAACAAAATATCCGCTGGCTAGGGAATCCACCCAAGCATCAACATCTGATAAACTTCTttagcaaagaaaacaaaaatgacaaaCACAAGAAAGACAGAGAAACAAAAGCCGGTTTACCTTTGATAATTCCATAATGTGAAGAACCTTTCTCTGTACAGTTTCAGCCTTTGCAAGTTTGTTGGACTTTATGTACATCTAGAACAGAT
This genomic window contains:
- the LOC131334891 gene encoding uncharacterized protein LOC131334891; its protein translation is MAVWRIIIIYSSAVWSFVLQKNQVTRLPINWEDEITLFIDYAKGSSFRRSALKLSLPAVVYSICCERNTRIFQHKFLDPDSLCAKIFNSIRDAMVSWRDVKTKQMYIKSNKLAKAETVQRKVLHIMELSKIGAGFLLLLCYVLCPGLHLLTGKIVLKEQEIAYKGFSSVDAALKSYSFLVMMLLLLLLLVSKESFKNILTYKNSREREHSDDATLVQELWNAGPAGAYSFTWV